TCCGTTTGGGGTCGCGCGTCTTACTGTCAGGCGTCGGCACAAACGGATTGTGAACCAAGATCATCGGATAGTAAACAAAGTAGGGTTGGTCCGACTTTTGGTCGATGAACTTCAAGATCTGTTCGACGGCGATATCGGGACCATATTGGTTTGCCGAAAACTGTCGGGTCTCGCCGTTGATATTCAACAGCGGCGCGTCGTATCGCTCTCCCAACTGTTCGACTTGCCACAAGCACCACTGGTCGAAACCGGCGTCGCTGGGCGACATCCCTTGGCCACGAAAACGCTTCGGATAATTGTTGGCGCCATAGAGTTGCCATTTGCCGGCGATCATTGTCCGGTAGCCGGTTTCCTTCAGCAGATGCCCGAAGGTGCGCTGATCGCGATTGAGAATCGAAAACGCCGAATAGTTCCGCACGTTGGAAAGTCCGGTCATCATTTTGACACGACTCGGCGTGCAAAGAGGCTGCGAATAGCAATGCGTAAACCGCATCCCTTGAGCAGCCATCCGGTCAATATTGGGCGTTAAGTACTGCTGCGATCCGTAACAGCCAAAGCACTCGTAGCCGATATCATCGGCCATGACCAAGATGATATTCGGCTGCTTTTCGGTAGCGCACAAGAACGAAGGTGGTAACAGTAGCGATAGCATGGCGACGAGCAATGGAGTTCGCATGGCACAAGTCTTCTCCAAGGCGAGAGCGGCGATAAAGCGTCTATTCTAGTCGATTGTAAGAGGCCGCGTCTCCTTGATTTTACGACGCTGCGAACTCTGCTTGGGCTGCGAAGCGGATTTTCTGATCGGTGCGTGACTGAACCAGCGCGGTGAGATGATAATCGGCCGGATCGACTTGCGGCGGCAGTTCTAGCTTGGCTTGGCCGACGGCGGCAGGCGATTGAATCATCTGCAGCTTGCGAACGACGTTGACGTGGGAGAGCGTTCGGCCTTTGTTTTCTCCCGCATCGACCTGACGCGAGGCCCGCTTTTGCACCAACGCTAATTGCAACGAATCGTGCTCCGCTAGATCGGTTCCCCTCCAGGTGACCTGGGCCATGTTGGCCTGAGAGGTGACGTTGACTTTTAATTGCGTGATTGGTTGACTGCGGAGCCCTGCGTCGATTGCGCGATCGGTCGTCGCTTGATTCGATCCGACGAACTCGACACGGCCATTGACGATCATTTGCGGCGTGTAAACTCGATCGGCGTTAAACGCCTGGGCGTAAATTCGTTGACGTTGCGAAAAAGCGGCGTCACTG
The nucleotide sequence above comes from Blastopirellula sp. J2-11. Encoded proteins:
- a CDS encoding sulfatase-like hydrolase/transferase, producing MRTPLLVAMLSLLLPPSFLCATEKQPNIILVMADDIGYECFGCYGSQQYLTPNIDRMAAQGMRFTHCYSQPLCTPSRVKMMTGLSNVRNYSAFSILNRDQRTFGHLLKETGYRTMIAGKWQLYGANNYPKRFRGQGMSPSDAGFDQWCLWQVEQLGERYDAPLLNINGETRQFSANQYGPDIAVEQILKFIDQKSDQPYFVYYPMILVHNPFVPTPDSKTRDPKRKQKNFEEMVAYMDKQVGKIVDHVQQTGQADNTLILFTGDNGSNTAIRSQLNGQMIQGGKGKMTDAGTHVPLVGYWPGVIPSSITCTDLIDFSDFLPTLSDVAGATTPTGIDGRSFQPQLLGDPGTPRDWIYCYYNPRPEQTKPVRYVRDQRWKLHSDGRLIDVDNDVLEKRPLTDLSVTPGAAEAHAKLTAALNSQPAEGAALLKFPLGPNDQPK
- a CDS encoding DUF1223 domain-containing protein, with protein sequence MTPLQISRRMALRMAAGLTIGFSPSLDAPLRGEEETTAQAATSGFALIELFTSEGCNSCPSADQNLARVNLIAQQQKLPIYTLSFHVDYWNYLGWEDPFSDAAFSQRQRIYAQAFNADRVYTPQMIVNGRVEFVGSNQATTDRAIDAGLRSQPITQLKVNVTSQANMAQVTWRGTDLAEHDSLQLALVQKRASRQVDAGENKGRTLSHVNVVRKLQMIQSPAAVGQAKLELPPQVDPADYHLTALVQSRTDQKIRFAAQAEFAAS